One part of the Microlunatus elymi genome encodes these proteins:
- a CDS encoding transketolase, giving the protein MSNTDRFRELGQQLRVDSVRSSDAAGSGHPTSSMSAADLMAVLIDGGYLHWDSDDLRNPANDHLIFSKGHASPLYYSVLKATGVIDDPELLTFRKFGSRLEGHPTPRIPPTDVATGSLGQGLPIAVGIALAGRRLDRLPYRVWCLCGDSEMAEGSIWEAFEHAAFNQLDNLTAIIDVNRLGQTRETMVGWDLDRYRARAEAFGWHAIEIDGHDVEAIAAAYDEAVQTTGRPTVIIAKTKKGKGVAAVEDQPGKHGKPLEDAAAAIQELGGERDLHVRVAEPEPGTQHVFPTAGGELPSWKVGEQVATRQAYGEALAALGNLRGDVVALDGEVSNSTHAELFRQAHEDRYFEMFIAEQQLVAAAVGMQVRGWVPFGSTFAAFLSRAYDFIRMAAISRADLRLCGSHAGVSIGEDGPSQMALEDIAAFRAIHGSTVLHPSDANQTAQLVSAMADRKGISFLRTLRGKTTVHTSPDEKITIGGSRQLTDGDDVAIIACGITVDEAVAAAEQLVGDSIHARVIDAYSIKPIDAAAVLSAARDCRAIVTVEDHWPEGGLGDAVLEALAEADHPPVHKLAVRTMPGSGTPEQLLHGAGIDAVGITSAARDLVGR; this is encoded by the coding sequence ATGAGCAACACCGATCGATTCCGCGAGCTGGGCCAACAGCTGCGGGTGGATTCCGTACGATCCTCCGACGCGGCCGGGTCCGGCCATCCGACGTCATCGATGTCGGCGGCCGACCTGATGGCGGTGCTGATCGACGGCGGTTACCTCCACTGGGACAGCGACGACCTGCGCAACCCGGCGAACGACCACCTGATCTTCTCCAAGGGCCACGCCTCCCCGCTGTACTACTCGGTGCTGAAGGCCACCGGCGTGATCGACGACCCCGAACTGCTCACGTTCCGCAAGTTCGGCAGCCGGCTGGAGGGACACCCGACGCCGCGGATCCCACCGACCGACGTGGCCACCGGCTCGCTCGGTCAGGGTTTGCCGATCGCGGTCGGGATCGCGTTGGCCGGCCGGCGACTGGACCGGTTGCCCTACCGGGTCTGGTGTCTGTGCGGTGACTCGGAGATGGCCGAGGGATCGATCTGGGAGGCGTTCGAGCACGCCGCCTTCAATCAATTGGACAACCTGACCGCGATCATCGACGTGAACCGACTCGGCCAGACCCGGGAAACCATGGTGGGTTGGGATCTGGACCGCTACCGGGCCCGGGCCGAGGCGTTCGGCTGGCACGCGATCGAGATCGACGGCCACGACGTGGAGGCGATCGCCGCGGCCTACGACGAGGCGGTGCAGACCACCGGCCGGCCGACGGTGATCATCGCGAAGACCAAGAAGGGCAAGGGCGTCGCGGCGGTCGAGGACCAACCGGGCAAGCACGGCAAGCCGTTGGAGGATGCGGCGGCGGCGATCCAGGAGTTGGGCGGCGAACGAGACCTGCACGTCCGGGTGGCCGAGCCCGAGCCGGGCACGCAGCACGTCTTCCCCACCGCCGGCGGCGAGCTGCCGAGTTGGAAGGTGGGCGAACAGGTCGCCACACGGCAGGCGTACGGCGAGGCGCTGGCGGCGCTCGGCAACCTGCGCGGCGACGTGGTCGCGCTCGACGGCGAGGTTTCCAACTCGACCCATGCGGAGTTGTTCCGGCAGGCGCACGAGGACCGCTACTTCGAGATGTTCATCGCCGAGCAGCAGCTGGTCGCGGCAGCGGTGGGGATGCAGGTACGGGGCTGGGTGCCGTTCGGATCGACCTTTGCGGCCTTCCTGTCCCGGGCGTACGACTTCATCCGGATGGCCGCGATCTCCCGGGCCGACCTGCGGCTGTGCGGGTCGCATGCCGGGGTGTCGATCGGTGAGGACGGACCGTCGCAGATGGCGTTGGAGGACATTGCTGCCTTCCGCGCGATCCACGGCTCGACCGTTCTGCATCCGTCCGACGCGAACCAGACTGCGCAGCTGGTGTCCGCAATGGCCGACCGCAAGGGCATCTCGTTCCTCCGTACGTTGCGGGGCAAGACCACCGTGCACACGTCGCCGGACGAGAAGATCACCATCGGCGGGTCGCGGCAGCTGACCGACGGCGACGACGTCGCGATCATCGCCTGCGGGATCACCGTGGACGAGGCGGTGGCGGCGGCCGAGCAGCTGGTCGGCGACTCCATCCACGCACGGGTGATCGACGCCTACTCGATCAAGCCGATCGACGCGGCCGCGGTCCTGTCGGCCGCCCGGGACTGCCGCGCGATCGTCACCGTCGAGGACCATTGGCCCGAAGGCGGGCTCGGCGATGCCGTACTGGAGGCGCTGGCCGAGGCGGACCATCCGCCGGTGCACAAGCTGGCGGTCCGCACGATGCCGGGCTCCGGCACTCCCGAGCAGCTGCTGCACGGGGCCGGTATCGACGCCGTCGGCATCACCTCCGCCGCTCGAGACCTGGTCGGCCGCTGA
- a CDS encoding ferrochelatase has translation MTTTAQLDPYDAVILVSFGGPEKPEDVVPFLRNVTRGRGIPDERLEVVGEHYYRFGGRSPINDQCRELIAALRTEFDARGIATPIYWGNRNWDPYLADTLHRIGADGHRRVLAITTSAYPSYSSCRQYRENLFDATRGTALQVDRIRQYADHPGFVAASVDAVSTGLDRLATDGVDTERTRLVYVTHSIPAAMSEASQRATRGYVSWHRTVMAEVTRQVSARLGTDYQADLVYCSRSGAPGQPWLEPDVNDHLKSLAGQGIGSALLVPIGFISDHMEVIYDLDTEAAETAEELGLDFVRADTAGVHPAFIRGLVDLALERAGAARGQRPDQSVIAGGEIGAYECPADCCLNLRDPDRPALCQR, from the coding sequence GTGACCACAACAGCACAGCTCGACCCGTACGACGCGGTCATCCTGGTGTCGTTCGGCGGCCCGGAAAAGCCGGAGGACGTGGTCCCGTTCCTCCGCAACGTGACCCGGGGCCGGGGGATCCCGGACGAACGCCTCGAGGTGGTCGGTGAGCACTACTACCGCTTCGGTGGCCGCAGCCCGATCAACGACCAGTGCCGAGAACTGATCGCCGCGTTGCGGACCGAGTTCGACGCCCGTGGCATCGCCACCCCGATCTATTGGGGGAACCGCAACTGGGACCCGTACCTGGCCGACACGTTGCACCGGATCGGGGCCGACGGGCACCGTCGGGTGCTCGCGATCACCACCAGCGCCTACCCGTCGTACTCGTCGTGCCGGCAGTATCGGGAGAACCTGTTTGACGCCACCCGGGGCACCGCTCTCCAGGTCGATCGGATCCGGCAGTACGCCGATCATCCCGGCTTCGTCGCCGCATCGGTGGACGCGGTGTCCACCGGGCTCGATCGGCTCGCCACCGACGGTGTCGATACCGAGCGCACCCGGCTGGTGTACGTCACGCACTCGATCCCGGCCGCGATGTCGGAGGCGTCCCAGCGGGCGACCCGAGGTTACGTGTCCTGGCATCGTACGGTGATGGCGGAGGTCACCCGGCAGGTGTCCGCACGGCTCGGCACCGACTATCAAGCCGACCTCGTCTACTGCTCGCGTTCCGGAGCGCCGGGACAGCCGTGGCTGGAGCCGGACGTCAACGATCACCTGAAATCCCTTGCAGGGCAGGGAATCGGGTCGGCCCTGCTGGTGCCGATCGGCTTCATTTCCGATCACATGGAAGTGATCTACGACCTCGACACCGAGGCCGCCGAGACCGCCGAGGAGCTCGGCCTCGACTTCGTTCGGGCCGACACCGCCGGCGTCCACCCCGCCTTCATCCGCGGTCTTGTTGATCTTGCTCTGGAACGTGCCGGTGCCGCCCGCGGTCAGCGGCCGGACCAGTCGGTGATCGCCGGCGGCGAGATCGGAGCGTACGAGTGCCCGGCCGACTGCTGCCTCAACCTGCGCGACCCCGACCGCCCCGCCCTCTGCCAGCGCTGA
- a CDS encoding NfeD family protein, translating to MSDSRVGVLMQAWMIWLAVAAGLGFIELAAMTLDFALLAVAALAAAGVAALGLPIGLQFVAFFVVAILMVLLVRPVARRHLTRTPAIPSGTAALVGKSAVTLTEVGRDTGRVKIGGEEWSARAYDADLVIPQGTTVDVFAIEGATALVYPQEAPWLH from the coding sequence GTGTCCGATTCCAGAGTTGGTGTGCTGATGCAGGCCTGGATGATCTGGCTGGCTGTCGCCGCGGGGCTCGGATTCATCGAGCTGGCAGCGATGACGCTGGACTTCGCCCTGCTCGCGGTGGCCGCTCTCGCCGCAGCCGGCGTCGCTGCCCTCGGATTGCCGATCGGGCTGCAGTTCGTGGCCTTCTTCGTGGTCGCGATCCTGATGGTGCTGCTGGTGCGCCCGGTCGCGCGCCGCCACCTCACTCGTACTCCGGCGATTCCGTCCGGCACCGCCGCCCTGGTCGGAAAGTCCGCGGTCACCCTCACCGAGGTCGGCCGCGACACCGGCCGGGTCAAGATCGGCGGCGAGGAGTGGTCGGCGCGGGCCTATGACGCCGACCTGGTCATCCCGCAGGGCACCACCGTCGACGTGTTCGCGATCGAGGGCGCCACTGCCCTCGTCTATCCGCAGGAGGCACCGTGGCTGCATTGA
- a CDS encoding SPFH domain-containing protein — protein MAALIVGLIAAFVAVLIVFRTVRIVPQARVGNVERLGRYTRTLQPGMNIVIPFVDRVRPLIDIREQVVSFEPRAVITEDNLSVHIDTVLYFQVTNPRDAAYEIANYIQAIEQLTVTTLRNVIGSLDLEKVLTSREHINSTLRGVLDEASGKWGIRVNRVEIKGIEPPATIREAMEKQMRAEREKRAAILNAEGVRQSRILTAEGERQAAILTAEGHRQAQILNAEGEAKAIDTVFQAVHRNDPDPKLLAYQYLQVLPELAKGQGNTFWVIPSEVTSALTHVAHAFDPAALTDGSDAIAELPSDKAQPSGTARPADKASDLGHVPVLRHAQDRFTMRRRAELNKKTAAQRRSLSAAQNGNAPTNGAAQ, from the coding sequence GTGGCTGCATTGATCGTCGGCCTGATCGCCGCATTTGTCGCCGTACTGATCGTCTTCCGTACGGTCCGGATCGTGCCCCAGGCACGGGTCGGCAACGTGGAGCGACTCGGCCGCTACACCCGTACCTTGCAACCGGGCATGAACATCGTGATCCCGTTCGTGGATCGGGTCCGGCCGTTGATCGACATCCGCGAGCAGGTGGTGTCGTTCGAGCCGCGGGCGGTGATCACCGAGGACAACCTGAGCGTGCACATCGACACCGTGCTCTACTTCCAGGTCACCAACCCGCGAGATGCCGCCTACGAGATCGCCAACTACATCCAGGCCATCGAGCAGCTGACCGTGACGACGTTACGGAACGTGATCGGCAGTCTTGATCTGGAGAAGGTGCTGACCTCCCGCGAACACATCAACTCCACCCTGCGCGGGGTGCTGGACGAGGCCTCCGGCAAGTGGGGCATCCGGGTCAATCGGGTCGAGATCAAGGGCATCGAGCCCCCGGCCACCATCCGGGAGGCGATGGAGAAGCAGATGCGCGCCGAGCGGGAGAAGCGGGCCGCGATCCTCAATGCCGAAGGCGTACGGCAGTCCCGGATCCTCACCGCGGAGGGCGAACGGCAGGCCGCGATCCTGACCGCCGAAGGCCACCGGCAGGCTCAGATCCTGAACGCGGAAGGCGAAGCCAAGGCGATCGACACCGTCTTCCAGGCCGTACATCGCAACGATCCCGACCCGAAGCTGCTGGCCTATCAATACCTGCAGGTGCTGCCCGAACTGGCCAAGGGTCAGGGCAACACCTTCTGGGTGATTCCCAGCGAGGTCACCAGCGCGCTCACGCACGTCGCGCACGCCTTCGATCCCGCCGCGCTGACAGACGGTAGTGACGCGATCGCCGAACTACCTTCTGACAAGGCCCAGCCTTCGGGCACGGCGCGTCCTGCTGACAAGGCGAGCGACCTCGGCCATGTGCCGGTGTTGCGGCACGCGCAGGACCGGTTCACCATGCGGCGCCGGGCCGAGCTGAACAAGAAGACCGCTGCCCAGCGGCGCAGTCTGTCGGCTGCTCAGAACGGCAACGCCCCGACGAATGGTGCTGCCCAGTAA
- a CDS encoding 3-hydroxyacyl-CoA dehydrogenase family protein, with the protein MAITQTDNPLKIAIVGSGYMGGGIAQVLALAGHQVVLADVSAEVAEKNRQRLLTESDAFVADELFQPGSTKIIDEHLTAATSIEDAVADADVIEEAVPEKLELKKEILGRISAAARPDAIIASNTSTISINSMADAVDNNARFLGVHFSNPSPFIPGVEIIPHDNTSEETISHAEEVVRSTGKETARVNDAVGFVLNRLQYALFHEATQLVDEGTATVEDIDTIVRTTFGFRLPFFGPFAIADMAGLDVYKFCYESLQSGFPERFATPEILEKLVDAGKLGTKSGAGFLNVPADATPELVAYRNKAYVKMQQLLDELGPAPLSY; encoded by the coding sequence ATGGCCATTACCCAGACAGACAACCCCCTCAAGATCGCGATCGTCGGGTCCGGCTACATGGGCGGCGGCATCGCCCAGGTGCTGGCGCTGGCCGGACATCAGGTCGTGCTGGCCGACGTGTCGGCCGAGGTGGCGGAGAAGAACCGGCAACGGCTGCTGACCGAGTCCGACGCGTTCGTCGCCGACGAACTCTTCCAGCCCGGTTCGACCAAGATCATCGACGAGCACCTGACCGCGGCGACCTCGATCGAGGACGCCGTCGCCGACGCCGACGTGATCGAGGAGGCGGTGCCGGAGAAACTCGAACTGAAGAAGGAGATTCTCGGCCGGATCAGCGCCGCCGCCCGGCCGGACGCGATCATCGCGAGCAACACCTCCACCATCTCGATCAACTCGATGGCCGACGCGGTCGACAACAACGCGCGCTTCCTCGGTGTGCACTTCTCCAACCCGTCCCCGTTCATCCCCGGCGTCGAGATCATCCCGCACGACAACACGTCGGAGGAGACGATCTCCCATGCCGAGGAGGTCGTCCGCTCCACCGGCAAGGAGACCGCCCGGGTCAACGACGCGGTCGGCTTCGTGCTGAACCGTCTGCAGTACGCGCTCTTCCACGAAGCGACTCAGCTGGTCGACGAGGGCACCGCCACGGTCGAGGACATCGACACCATCGTGCGGACCACGTTCGGTTTCCGGCTGCCCTTCTTCGGCCCGTTCGCGATCGCCGACATGGCCGGGCTGGACGTGTACAAGTTCTGCTACGAGTCGCTGCAGAGCGGGTTCCCGGAGCGCTTCGCCACCCCGGAGATCCTGGAGAAGCTGGTGGATGCGGGCAAGCTCGGCACGAAGTCCGGCGCCGGTTTCCTCAACGTCCCGGCCGATGCCACGCCGGAACTGGTCGCGTACCGGAACAAGGCGTACGTGAAGATGCAGCAGCTCCTCGACGAGCTCGGCCCGGCGCCGCTGTCGTACTGA
- a CDS encoding glycerate kinase family protein, with amino-acid sequence MPSQDFDPVSQDSHAQFDHDQQSREPTPAATDPRTVVIAPDSFKGSVSAQDAAAAIAAGWRRIRPHDQILNRPLADGGEGTVAAVAAARTDGVLHEVGELLGPDGRSVIGHWLQLGGDTAVIEMASVSGLPLMEYLDPLGAGTYGLGQLIGAALDAGMRTVIVGAGGSASTDGGAGALSALGLELLDADGKPVPPGGGGLAVLAEIRGEARRPEHLIMLSDVEAPLLGVHGAAVVFGPQKGADDGQVALLDAALARFAGLLGGPTDRPGMGAAGGLGYGLVAGLGAEIRPGAPYLAELAGLHASLPQADLVITGEGRFDRTSLTGKVVGHVLQQAAAAEVTALVVAGQVALQLEGVPAIGLTELAGTAEAAIAEPERWLSEAGARAATLL; translated from the coding sequence ATGCCTTCGCAGGATTTCGACCCGGTTAGCCAAGATTCTCACGCCCAGTTCGACCATGATCAACAGAGCCGCGAGCCGACCCCTGCCGCGACCGATCCGCGTACGGTGGTGATCGCCCCGGATTCCTTCAAGGGCAGCGTTTCCGCCCAGGATGCGGCCGCCGCGATCGCGGCCGGCTGGCGGCGGATCCGGCCTCATGATCAAATTCTCAATCGTCCACTCGCCGACGGCGGCGAAGGCACGGTCGCGGCAGTGGCCGCGGCCCGTACCGACGGCGTGCTGCACGAGGTCGGCGAGCTGCTCGGACCGGACGGCCGATCGGTCATCGGCCACTGGCTGCAGCTCGGCGGCGACACCGCGGTGATCGAGATGGCCTCGGTCTCCGGGCTGCCGCTGATGGAATATCTGGATCCGCTCGGTGCCGGCACCTACGGGCTCGGCCAGTTGATCGGGGCAGCATTGGACGCCGGCATGCGCACGGTGATCGTCGGCGCGGGCGGATCGGCCAGCACCGACGGCGGCGCCGGCGCGCTGTCCGCGCTCGGACTCGAACTGTTGGACGCCGACGGCAAACCGGTGCCGCCGGGCGGTGGTGGGCTGGCCGTGCTGGCCGAGATCCGCGGCGAGGCCCGCCGGCCGGAGCACCTGATCATGCTCAGCGACGTCGAGGCACCGCTGCTCGGCGTGCACGGCGCCGCCGTCGTCTTCGGTCCGCAGAAGGGCGCCGACGACGGTCAGGTCGCGCTGCTGGACGCCGCCCTGGCCCGGTTCGCCGGGCTGCTTGGCGGCCCGACCGACCGGCCGGGGATGGGTGCCGCCGGCGGACTCGGCTACGGGTTGGTGGCCGGCCTGGGCGCCGAGATCCGACCCGGCGCGCCGTACCTGGCCGAACTGGCGGGGCTGCACGCTTCGCTCCCCCAGGCCGATCTGGTGATCACCGGCGAGGGCCGATTCGACCGGACCTCGCTGACCGGCAAGGTGGTCGGCCACGTACTCCAGCAGGCGGCGGCAGCCGAGGTGACGGCGCTGGTGGTGGCCGGTCAGGTCGCACTGCAACTGGAGGGCGTACCGGCGATCGGGTTGACCGAATTGGCCGGCACTGCCGAGGCCGCGATCGCCGAACCCGAACGCTGGCTGTCCGAAGCGGGAGCCCGCGCAGCCACCCTGCTCTGA